A window of Aeromicrobium duanguangcaii genomic DNA:
CGCCGTGCGTCTCGACCGCTTCCAGGGCGTATGCCGAACAGCTCGGGTAGTAGCGGCACACCTGCCCGTACATCGGGCTGATGGCGAAGCGATAGGCCCGCAGCAAACTCGCCACGATCCAGCGCATCATCGTCGCACCCGCGACGCTGCCGTGTGCAGTGCTTGGTCCAATTGAGGTGCCAGGGCGGCCGCCTGACGAGAGGCC
This region includes:
- the yidD gene encoding membrane protein insertion efficiency factor YidD, which produces MMRWIVASLLRAYRFAISPMYGQVCRYYPSCSAYALEAVETHGALRGCCLAIRRLGRCHPWAAGGYDPVPSGSRERGEACSTS